The genomic stretch ATAATTTTTCCTTTTTTAGGGAAAACTCTTAGAACTTTACCTGTTTTCTTTTTATCTTTTCCTGATATTACATAAACTATATCTCCAGTTTTTACATGTAATGAATCTGGAACAAATTTAATTTTAGGTTTAGCCATTTTTCTTATAAGCCTCCTCTCTCATTATATAACTTCTATTGCTAGAGATAAGATTTTCATAAAGTTTCTTGCTCTTAATTCTCTTGCAACTGGTCCAAATATTCTTGTTGCTCTTGGTACGTTGTTATTGTTAATTACAACACCAGCATTATCATCAAATTTTATGTATGAACCATCGTCTCTTCTAGTTTCTTTTCTTGTTCTTACTATAACAGCCTTGACTACATCTCCCTTTTTAACGTTACCACCAGGGATAGCTTCTTTAACTGATGCCACAACAATGTCACCAATTCTTCCAAATCTCTTTTTAGATCCGCCTAAAACTCTTATTACCATAAGTTTTTTAGCCCCTGAGTTATCAGCAACATTAAGGATAGTTTGTTGTTGTACCATTAAAATATCCTCCTCTCACTAAATGTGATTATCTTGCCTTTTCTATGATTTCTACTAGTCTCCAATTTTTATCCTTAGATAAACGTCTAGTTTCCATTATTCTTACTTTATCTCCTACTTGAGCTACATTTTCTTCATCATGAGCTTTAAATTTAGTAGTTCTTTTTACTCTTTTCTTATATATAGGATGAAGTATCATTGTTTCAATTGCAACAACTATTGTCTTTTGCATTTTGTCAGAAACAACTATTCCTTCTCTTACTTTTCTTTCGTTTCTCAAGATTAACCTCCTCTTTACCATATTAAAGAAATTAATTATCTTTCATTTAAGATAGTGTTGATTCTTGCAATTTCTCTTCTAACTTCTCTTATTTTTGCTGTATTAGTTAGTTGACCTAATGAAAGTTGGAACTTCAAGTTGAATAATTCTTCTTTTAGCTCTTTACACTTAACAACTAGGTCTTCACTAGTCATTTCTCTTATTTCTTTAGCTCTCATTAGTTTTCACCACCATTTTCTTTTTCTTCTCTCTTAACAACTTTACATCTGATTGGTAATTTCATAGCTGCTTTTCTTAAAGCTGCTGTTGCTTTTTCTTCAGTTACTCCTGAAACTTCAAATAAGATTCTTCCAGGTCTTACTACTGATACCCAACCTTCAACGTTTCCTTTACCTTTACCCATTCTCACTCCAGCAGGTCTTGCTGTGATTGGTTTGTCAGGGAATATTCTTATATATGTTTTCCCTTCTCTTTTAAATGTTCTGTTGATAGCAACCCGACAAGATTCTATTTGTCTGTTTGTTATCCAAGATGGTTCAAGAGCTTGTAATCCATAATCTCCAAAAGCAACAAAGTTACCTTTATGAGCTGCCCCTTTCATTCTACCTCTGAACATTTTTCTGTGTTTTGTTCTCTTTGGCATCAACATAATTAAGCTTCCCCTCCTTCTTTCTTACTAGGAAGAACTTCACCATGGAATATCCATACTTTTATTCCTAATGCTCCATAAGTTGTATGAGCTGTTGCTACTGCATAATCTATATCTGCTCTTAATGTATGTAAAGGAACTTTTCCTTCAACTGCCCATTCAGATCTAGCAATTTCAGCACCATTTAATCTTCCTGAAATCATTACTTTTATTCCTTTAACTTCTGGAGATTTCATTGATCTTGAAATAGCTTGAGTCATAGCTTTTTTGTAAGCAATTCTCTTTTCAATTTGAGCAGCTATTGATTCTGCAACTAATACTGCATCTCCATTTAAATCTTTTATTTCTTGTACTTTAACAGTTACTTTTTTAGCTGTTAATTTTTCAAGTTTTGTTCTTAGTGCATCTATTTCAGCACCTTTTCTTCCAATTATTAATCCTGCTTTTCCAGTATGTATATGTACAACTACTTGTGAAGGAGATGTTCTTTCGATTCTTACCTTAGAAATCCCTGTATGGAAGTAGTTTTTCTTTATAAATTCTTTTATTTGCACATCTTCATGGAAGTATTTTACATACTCTTTTTTATCTGCATACCAATTAGAATCCCAAGCTCTTGTAATACCAAGTCTTAGTCCTCTAGGGTCTACTTTTTGTCCCACAGTTTTACCTCCTTAATCTTATTGTTCATCAGATACTGCCACTGTGATATGAGCTGTTGGTTTTCTGATTATATCTGCTCTTCCCATTGCTCTTGGCATAACTCTTTTTAAAACTGGTCCTTGATTTACCATTATAGTTGATACTACTAATTTATCTTCATCCATTTTGAAGTTATTTGTTGCATTTGCTATTGCAGATGCCAATGTCTTCTTTATAACTCTAGCGGCTTTTTTATTTGTAAACTCTAGAATATCTAACGCTTCTAGTGCTGATTTACCTCTCACTAAGTCAGCTACTAATCTCGCTTTTCTAGGAGATAGTCTTACGAATCTAGTTATTGCTTTAGCTTCCACTAGTCCATCCTCCTTTTTCTCTATACTCAATTATTATTTTTTCTTTTTATCTACACCATGTCCATGATATGTTCTAGTTGGTGCAAATTCTCCTAATTTATGTCCTACCATTTGTTCTGTAACATGAACTGGTATATGTTTTTTTCCATTATATACTCCAAAAGTTAATCCTATAAAATTTGGAAATATTGTAGATCTTCTTGACCAAGTTTTTATAACAGCTTTGTTATTTCCAGAAGCAACTGCTTCTTCAAATTTAGCCATTAAGTGATGGTCACAAAAAGGTCCTTTCTTTAATGATCTTGCCATTATTAATTAGCCTCCTCTCGCAAATTATTTTTCGTTTCTTCTTCTTACGATAAATTTGTCAGAAGTCTTTCTTCCTCTTGTTTTAATACCCAGTGCTGGTTTTCCCCAAGGTGTTAAAGGTGACTTTCTTCCAACTGAGTTCTTTCCTTCTCCTCCACCATGTGGGTGATCTACTGGGTTCATTACAGCTCCTCTTACATGAGGTCTTTTTCCCATATGTCTAGCTCTTCCAGCTTTACCTATATTTACTAAGTTATGTTCAGAGTTTCCAACTTCACCAACAGTTGCCATACATTCACCATGTATTAGTCTTAATTCTCCTGAAGGTAATTCAACGTGGCAATAAGTTCCTTCTTTAGCTACAAGTCTTGCAGCAGTTCCAGCAGATCTTACTAATTGTCCACCTTTTCCTTTTTGAAGTTCTATATTGTGAATTTGAACCCCAACTGGCATATCTTTTAATTTAAGTGCATTTCCAGGTTTGATATCAGCTTTACTTCCAGCAGAAACTATATCTCCTTTTTTTAGCCCTTTAGGTGCTAATATATATCTTTTTTCTCCATCAAAATAGAATAATAAAGCAATGTTTGCTGATCTATTAGGATCATATTCTATTGTTGCAACTCTTGCAGGAACATCTAATTTATTTCTTTTGAAATCTATTATTCTGTATAATCTTTTGTGTCCTTTTTGTCTGTCTCTACAAGTTCTGTGACCATAATTATCTCTACCATACGCTGATTTTAGAGGTACAGTTAAAGATTTTTCAGGTCTTACTTTATCTAATTCATCATTTACTAATCTAGACATATGTCTAGTACCATTAGTAATTGGTTTCATTTTTCTAATAGCCATTTTTATTTTTCCTCCATTGACCTATATATATCTTTAATCTTTTTACACTTCTTTGAAGTAAGTTATTGTATTTTCTTTAGCTAATTTAACAATTGCTTTTTTCTTAGCTTGAGTCTTATAAAGTCTCATACCATGTCTTTTAGTGATTGGTTTTTTGTTAATTGTAGCTACATCTTCAACTTTTACATTGAATATTGTTTCAATAGCTTTTTTTATTTCAATCTTATTAGCTTTTGGATGTACTTCAAAAGTATATTTATTGTATTCTTTTCTTAAAAGTTCTGTTTTTTCTGTTACAACAGGCTTTTTAATTATATCGTAAACATTCATTATCCTAGTACCTCCTCTACAGTAGCTAATGCTTCTTTAGTAAGGATTACCTTTTCTTGTTTTAAAAGCCAGTAAACACCAATTTCATTTGGTTGTAAAATTACTGCATTTTCTAAATTTCTTGCTGACAAGTATAAGTTGTAATCTTTTATTAAATCTCCAACTACAAATAATTGTTTTTGTTTTGCATCAACTTTATTTACTAAATTTACTATCACTTTTGTTTTAGGTGTTTCTATTACATCATAGTCTAATACTAAAACATTTCCAGCTGCAACTTTTGCAGATAAAGCAGATTTTAGTGCTAGATTTCTAACTTTTTTATTAACTTTCTTTTCATATGATCTTGGATGAGGACCAAATGTAACTCCTCCACCTACCATATGAGGTGCTCTTATTGAACCTTGTCTTGCTCTACCAGTACCTTTTTGTTTGAAACGTTTTCTTCCTCCACCTCTAACCATTGCTCTAGTCTTAGTAGAAGCTGTACCTTGTCTAGCAGCTGCTAATTCAGCAGTAAGTACTTCATGAAGAACTACTTTATTAGGTTCAATCCCAAACACTGTATCTTTAACTTCAACAGTACCAGTTTGTTCTCCTGCTAAGTTGTATATGTTTAAAACTGCCATTGTTTTCCTCCTCTTTCTACTATCCTATTACTTTCTTCACTGCTGGTCTAATTACTAAGTAACCATTTTTTGCTCCAGGAACTGCTCCTTTTATTAAAAGTAAGTTATGCTCAGCATCAACTTTAACTACTTTTAAGTTTTGAACTGTTACTGTTGCATTCCCATGTTGTCCAGCCATTCTTTTTCCTTTTAGAACTTTACCAGGCCAGCTTGACATACCTATTGATCCACCTAGTCTGTGGTTTCTTGATACCCCGTGTGAAGCTCTATTTCCACCAAATCCGTGTCTTTTCATAACACCAGATGTTCCTTTACCTTTTGAAGTTCCTGTGATATCTACATATCCAACTTCTGCTAGAACATCAACTTTGATTTCTTGTCCTAATTCATAACCATCTACTGATTCAACTTCTAATTCTCTAACGAATCTTTGAGGTTTTACACCTGCTTTATTGAATATTCCCATTAAAGGTTTAGTAGTGTTTTTTTCTTTCTTTTCATCAAAACCTAATTGTAAAGCTACATATCCATCTTTTTCTTCTGTTTTCTTTTGAAGAACAAAGTTAGGACCAGCTTCTACAACTGTTACTGGAACGAATTTTCCATCTTCAAAAATTTGAGTCATTCCAATTTTCTTACCTAAAATTCCTGACATTTTTAACCTCCATCAAATAATATATTGGTTGATACAACTTACCCTTGTGGTTCTATTTTTTAACACAAGAATAAAATCAACTTGTACTATTCTGTAAGTATGATGCTTTTTGCATCATCTCCCATAAATAAATACAAAGAATAGAATTAAACTTGTTTAATTTCTATTCCTACACCAGCTGGTAAGTGAACTGATGTTAACGAACTAATAGCCTTGTCTGTAGAATTTACTATTTCTATCATTCTTCTGTGCACTCTCATTTCGAATTGCTCTCTTGAATCTTTGTTAACATGCACTGATCTTAAAACAGTATATTTTCTGATTTTAGTAGGTAAAGGCATTGGCCCAGCTACTATTGCTCCACTTTTTTTAGCAGATTCAGCTATTCTTTTTGCTGATTCATCTAATAAAGTATGATCATATGCTTTTAAATAGATTCTTAATTTGTTAGAAGCCATTTATTATTGCACCTCCTTTAAATTAACTACATAAGATAATTCTTATGCACTTTTGAAAGTATAACATACTTTTTAAAAAAATAAAAGAAAAATTTTTTAAATTTAAAAATTTTTTTAAAAACTTTTTCTTTTATAAATCACATATACAATATACATAAGAGTTGTTATTATCCAAGAAACTATAAAACCATATAGCACCATAAAAAATGTTGGATTTAATGGGACTATAAAAAATATCCACATAACTCTGCAAACACAGATTCCAAAAATATTTATTATCATTGGATTAAAAGTATCTCCTATTCCTCTTATAGCTCCAGATATTACATCTCCTACAACATATATTGAATATAATGGAGCTACAAGTTTTACAATCTTTGATGTTAAATTAACTATATTTTTATCATCTATAAGAAAAGCTGCCAAAGGTTTATTGTAAAAATAAAGTATTGAACTTATAACAAAAATTGCTACCATAGACATAAATAAAGCAACTTTTATTCCATCTCTTGCTCTTTGATGTTTTTCTGCTCCATAATTCTGAGCTACAAAAGTTGAAATAGCAATAGAAAAAGCTTCTGAAACTGTCCATATTAAAAAATCTAGTTTTCCTGATATTCCCCAAGCTGCTATATTATTTACACCAAAGGTATTTATACTACTTTGTATTATAGTATTTGATATAGGATAAAGAACTGATTGAACGGCAATAGGTAAACCCAATCTAAAAATTTCTTTTATATATTTTTTATAAAAACAAATTTCTTTTATATATATTTTGCAATCTAAATTTGTCTTTATTAAAATTATAAAAATTAAAATAGCACTTACTATTTCTGATATTAAAGTTGCCACTCCAACTCCAATAACTCCTAACTTAAATACTTTAACTAAAATTAAGTCTAAAGCTATATTTAAAATATTTGAAACAATTAAAATGTAAAAGGGAGTTCTTGAATCTCCCAAGGCCCTTAAAATTCCAGAACCTATATTATATATCATAGAAGCAACTATTCCACTAAAACAAATGATAGTATATGTTTGTGCTTGCCAAAGTATTTCTTCTGGTACTTTTATCAATTTAATAAAAAATGGAGAAAATACACAACTTAATATAGATAATAATAAACCCCCAAACATTGCAAATAATATTGCAGTATGGCTAGCTTTTGATACTTCTTCTTTTTTATTAGCCCCAAAATATTGAGAAATGATTATTGTTGCTCCTGATGAAAGTCCAACAAAAAAACTAATTGGAAGTCTATGAAAATTAAGAACAGACTCTATAGCCGCCACTGCTTCTTTCCCAGCAAATCTTCCAACTATTATTGCATCTATTGTATTGTAAAGCGATTGAAATAATGTCCCTAGAAATATAGGTAATATAAATCTTAATATCACTTTCCATATTTTTCCTTCTGTTAAATTTAAATTTTTTGAACTTTCATTCATAATATCAGTCCTCAATAATAAGTATTTTCTATGATAAAATTATATAATAATTATAGTTTTACTGTCAAATTATTTTTTAGATTATTATATATTATATATAATAATATAATAGTTTTTAAAACATTTATAAAAATAAAGTTTTGATTGACACTCTCGTAAAAAAAGTTTATAATTTTGGTAAACAATCATGTTGAAAGGAAGTGTATAATTATGGAAACAATGTCAAACCATTTACCAAATTTAGATGAAGAAAAATTAAAATTTGTTATTGAATTAAAAGAAAAATATAATGCAGGAAAAATTAGCTTAGCTGATGCAAGAAAACAACTTAAAGAAAGAGTTAAAACTTTAAAACCTTATGAAATTGCTTATGCTGAACAAAAACTTACACCTTTTGTTGAAGATGAATGTATAAAAGAAAATATTCAAAATATGATGCTTTTATTTGATGAAGTTATGGATACAAGTAGACCTACTGAACTTCCAGCTGACCATCCAATTATGTGTTATTTTAGAGAAAATGATGATATGAGAGAATTATTAAAAGAAGTTGAAAACCTAATTCAATTCCCTGTTATCAAAAATCAATGGTATGAACTATATGATAAACTTGATTTATGGTGGAAATTACATCTACCTAGAAAACAAAATCAACTTTATTCTCTTTTAGAAAAGAAAGGTTTCACAAGACCTACAACTACAATGTGGGTATTAGATGATTTTGTTAGAGATGAATTAAAAGAAAATAGAAAAATGCTTGATGATGGCAATATAGAAGAATTTATTGCTTCTCAAACAAGTGTTGCTGCTGATATAATTGATTTAATACAAAAAGAAGAAACTGTGTTGTATCCTACATCTCTTGCTATGATTACTCCTGAAGAATTTGAAGATATGAAATCTGGGGATAGAGAAATTGGATTTACTTTTGGTGAACTTGAAACTACAAGTGAAGCTAAAAAGGTAAAAGCTCAAGAAAATTCTAATATTAGTGGACAAGGTAATTTAGCTAAGGACTTAGCACAATTATTAGGTAAATATGGATTTAATTCTGGAGATAACCAATCTTCTGAATTAGATGTAGCTATGGGTAAGATGACATTAGAACAAATCAATTTAGTATTTAAACATCTACCAGTTGATATTACTTATGTTGATGAAAATGAAATTGTTAAATTCTACTCAGACACTGCCCATAGAATTTTTCCTCGTAGTAAAAATGTTATAGGTAGATATGTTAAAAATTGTCACCCTCCAAAGAGTGTACATATAGTTGAAGAAATTATAGAAAAATTTAGAAGTGGAGAGCAAGATTTTGTTGAGTTTTGGATAAATAAACCTGGATTATTTATTTATATCTCTTATTCTGCTGTTAAAGATGAAAATGGTAAATTTAGAGGCGTTTTAGAAATGATGCAAGATTGTACAAAGATCCGTTCACTTGAAGGCTCTCAAACTCTTTTAAATTGGGAAAGTGATAATTCAACTAATAAAACTGTTGAAGAAAAAACACAAGAAGTTAATAAAGAAGAAGTTCAAACAGAAGAAAGTAATGTTAAGATTGATTTAGATAAAATTGATGGAAATACTTATTTAAAAGATTTAATTAAAGTTTATCCTAAGTTAAAAGATGATATGATAAAAATATCTGATAATTTTAAACTTTTACAAACTCCACTTGCAGCAGTTATGTTACCTACTGTCACTCTTAAAAAAGCAAGTGAAAGAGGAGAAGTTGAGCTAAATACTTTAATTGAAAAAATTAAAGAAATTATAAAGACATATTAAAACAGCTATAAAATATGAAGGGGCTGTTGCAAATTTAAGAATGAAGTAAAAAATAGTTCATTACTAGCTAAATTTCTTAACGTTTAAAAATTGACATTCGCTGCAAATTCGGTAAACTCGCTACGCTCAAACACACCGAGATTTGCTTGGCTCATTTGCTTCAATTTTTAAACTAAAATTTAGAATGTAATTTCACCTATTTTTTACTTCCATTTCAATAGGATTAGTTTGCAACAGCCCCTTTTTTATTTTTATTTATTATAGTATTTCATAGCTTCTGGTAAGAATCTTCTTAATTCTTGCAATCTATTTTCACTAGAAGGGTGAGTTGATAAGATTTCTGCATTTTGGCTTCCACCTAGTTTCATCATTCTTTCTTCTGCTTTTATAGCTTCTTCTGGATTATATCCTGCCATAGCCATAAATATCATTCCATATTTATCAGCTTCATATTCTTGAGTTCTACTGAATTTTAAAAGACCTAAAGATAAACCTTGTTGAGCTAATTCATCACTAACAATAGCTCCACCAACTATTCCATCTATTGCTTTTTTACCTAACATTAAAAAACCAGCTAAATTTTGGCTACTTGCAGTTTCTGCATGGTGTCCACCAATAACATGTCCTATTTCATGTCCCATTACAAATGCTATTGCTCCATCTGTTTCTAATACTGGTAATATTCCAGAATAGAAAGCAATTTTTCCACCTGGTAAAGCAAAGGCATTGATATCTTTAGTGTTAATTAAGTTAAATTCCCAATTAAGATTTTGTAATTTATCAGCCATTCCATTTTCTCTTAAATATTGTTCTACTGCTCCTGTCACCTTTCTTCCTATTTGAGTGACTCTTTTTCCTTGAGCAGTATTATTTGCCAACAAATTATTAGCCTTTAATTGAGCTATCATTTGATTATATTGAGCAACTGATGATTGAACAACTGATTCATCACTTACAAATTTTATCTGTCTTCTTCCAGTTAAAGGTGCAGTTGCACAAGATATAAAAATTAAAGATACAAATAACATTAAAATTATATTTTTTATTTTTTTCATATCCACTCCTTATTTAATTATAAAAATATATTAAAAATAGTTCATTGCTAGCTAAATTTCTTAACAATAAAAAATTGACATTCGCTACAAATTCCGCAAACTTGTCAACAAGTTGGCTTCAAACAAGCCGAGATTTGTTTGGCTCATTTCCTTCAATTTTTTATCTAAAATTTAGAATACAATTTCACTTATTTTTAATTATATTTAATTATATTTAATTTTTATATTCTTTTATAAAAATAGGGAGTTGAAAAACAACCCCCTGAATTTTTCTATAAAACTTATTTTTCTATTCTTGTATATGGTATAAGAGCTATATTTCTTGCTCTTTTAACTGCTTTTGCTATTTTTCTTTGTAATTTAGCATTAGCCCCAGTTAATCTTGAAGGATTGATTTTTCCTTTATCAGATACAAATCTCTTTAAAAGTTCAACATTTTTATAATCAATTTCTTCAGCTTTAACTCTTAATTTAGCTCTTCTTCTTCTGAATTCTGCCATTGAATTTACCTCCTTTTTGAGAACTAACGATTTTTTCTACTAAAATTAGTCTTGTTTAACAACTATGTATCTCATTACAGATTCCATAATATTTAACTTAGCTTCTACTTCTGCTAATTTTGTTCCGTCAATCTCAAAAGTAGTTAGTACATAAAAACCAGATTTTTTCTTATCTATTGGATAAGCAAGTTTTCTTTCTCCCCATTTTTCTGTTTTAGCTATTGTAGCTCCATTTGAAGTTAATAAAGCATTTATTTGGTTTATTAATTCTTCTCTTCCTTCTTCTAAAACAGTAGGATTGATGATGTACATGATTTCATATTTTCTCATAGCATTAACCTCCTCCCTTTGGTTTTTGCCCAAAACACATTGATTTTGAGCAGGGCTTTATAATTCTATCATATAAATACTTTTTTTGCAAATATAAATTAATATATTTTCATTAATTCTTTTATTTTAGATATAACTTCATTTTCAGAAACTTCAAAAGTTTCACCTGTTCTTCTGATTTTCAATTCAACTATACCTTCATCAGCTCTTTTTCCAACAACAACTTTAAATGGGAAACCAATTAAATCAGCATCTTTAAATTTGAAACCAGGTTTTTCATCTCTATCATCTAACATTGAATCAATTTTTTCTTCTTCTAATTCATTATAAATTTTTTCAGCTAATTTTACTTGTCCTTCATTTTTTATATTTGCTGGAATTACATCAACAATATAAGGTGCTATTGATACAGGCCAAATAATACCATTTTCATCATTATTTTGTTCTATTGAAGCTGCCATAGTTCTTGTAACTCCTATACCATAACAACCCATTAACATATATTGTGTCTTACCATTTTCATCAAGATAAGTAGCATTCATAGCCTTAGAATATTTATCCCCAAGTTTAAATATTTGTCCACATTCAATTCCTCTTGCTGAATGTAATTTTCCACCTGTTATACAGTTATCTCCAACTTTGACTTTTCTTATATCATCTACTATGTCAGCCTTATAATCTCTACCATAGTTTACATTCTTATAATGGTAATCTTTTTGGTGAGAACCTACAATATGATTTGAAACTTCTGGCACAGATAAATCTGCTATAATTTTAATTTCAGTTGGTAACTTATATGGTCCAATATATCCTTTTGTTAAACCTATTTTTTCTAATTCTTCATCAGTAGCCATTTCAACTTCCACTGCTTTTAAGATATTTTTTAGCTTAACTTCATTAACTTCAAAATCTCCTCTGATTAGAACCATATATATTTCATCTGTTCCCATATCTTTATATGCCAATGCTTTTACAGTTCTTTCTAAAGGAACATCTAGGTATTTAGCTAAACTTTCTATTGTTGGGCAATCTGGAGTGTGAACAAGTTCAACTTCTCTTAAATCTTCTTTTGGAGGATTGATAAGTTCACTCACAGCCTTTTCTATATTTGCTGCATATTCTGAACCATCAGAGTAAATAATTTCATCTTCTCCTGATTCTGCTAGAACTTGGAATTCTTGTGAGCCACTTCCACCAATATTTCCTGTATCTGCATCAACAGGTCTAAATTTTAAACCACATCTTGTAAAAATTCTTGTATAAGCATCTCTCATATTTAAGAATTCTTCATCTAATGATTCTTGAGAAGTATGGAAAGAATAACCATCTTTCATAGTAAATTCTCTACCTCTCATAAGTCCAAATCTAGGTGTTCTTTCATCTCTAAATTTTGTTTGGATATGATATAAATTTAAAGGAAGTGATTTATATGAAGAAATATCACTTCTAACTATTGCTGTTATCATTTCTTCTTGTGTTGGAGATAGAACAAAATCTCTTTCATGTCTATCTTTTAATCTTAGCATTTCTGCTCCCATAACATCCCATCTTCCACTTTCTTGCCAAAGTTCAGCTGGTTGAACAACTGGCATTAAAAGTTCCAATGCTCCTGCTCTATCCATTTCTTCACGAACGATATTTTCTATTTTTTTAATAGTTCTATACCCTAATGGTAAATAAGCATAGATACCACTTGCTAATTTTTTTATCATACCTGCTCTTAACATAAGTTTATGGCTGGCAATTTCTGCTTCTTTTGGTGTTTCTTTTAAAGTTTTTATATATGCTTTACTAAACCTCATTTTTTCCCTCCAATTAATTTTAAAATTTACCTAATAATTTTAACACATTTGTCTAACTTTGTCTTTATTTTTTAATTTCCTGCTTGTATATCAGAAAATTTTTGCTCTATATCATATTTTAAATAGATATTTTCTATTTCTCCCTTGTGTTCTTTCAAATATTTTATACATTCATCTCTAACAAGTTTTATAGTTTTAACATCATAAATAATATCTATGAATTTTAAATCACTGAAACCACTTTGTCTTAAACCAAAAATTTCTCCAGAGTTTCTAAGTTTTAAATCTTCCTCTGCTATTCTAAAACCATCTTCTGTTTCTTCCATAATAGATAATCTTTGTTTTGAATTTTCTGTTGTTGAATTAGAAATTAAAAAACAATATGATTGTTTTGAACCTCTACCAACCCTACCTCTTAATTGGTGTAGTGCAGACAGTCCAAATCTTTCAGCATTATAAATAGTCATTATTGTTGAGGCAGGGACATCAATACCAACTTCAATAACTGTTGTTGCTATTAAAATATCATATTCCTTGTTTTTAAATTTAAGCATAACTTCATCTTTTTCTTTGGCTTTCATCTTACCATGAATTATACCAATTTTCTTATTAGAGAATTTTCTCTCAATCTCCTCTGAAACCTTATCCACAGATTTTAATGCCATCTTATCACTTGTCTCAATTAAAGGTGCAACAAAATATGCTTGATTTCCATCATTTACCTTTTTATAAATAAAATTATACATCTTTTCTAAATCTTCATCATTGGCTATCCACTTAGTCTTTATAGGAGTTCTTCCAGGTGGCAATTCATCTATTATTGACAAATCTAAATCCCCATAGATGCTCAAAGCCAATGAACGAGGAATAGGAGTGGCACTCATAACTAAAAGATTCCCTAAAAAGCCCTTTTCTCTTAACTTATTTCTTTGATTAACTCCAAATCTATGTTGCTCATCTATAACTATAAGCCCTAACTTTTTAAA from Fusobacterium hwasookii encodes the following:
- the rpmC gene encoding 50S ribosomal protein L29, which codes for MRAKEIREMTSEDLVVKCKELKEELFNLKFQLSLGQLTNTAKIREVRREIARINTILNER
- the rpsQ gene encoding 30S ribosomal protein S17 encodes the protein MRNERKVREGIVVSDKMQKTIVVAIETMILHPIYKKRVKRTTKFKAHDEENVAQVGDKVRIMETRRLSKDKNWRLVEIIEKAR
- the rpsJ gene encoding 30S ribosomal protein S10, producing MASNKLRIYLKAYDHTLLDESAKRIAESAKKSGAIVAGPMPLPTKIRKYTVLRSVHVNKDSREQFEMRVHRRMIEIVNSTDKAISSLTSVHLPAGVGIEIKQV
- the rplB gene encoding 50S ribosomal protein L2, with the protein product MAIRKMKPITNGTRHMSRLVNDELDKVRPEKSLTVPLKSAYGRDNYGHRTCRDRQKGHKRLYRIIDFKRNKLDVPARVATIEYDPNRSANIALLFYFDGEKRYILAPKGLKKGDIVSAGSKADIKPGNALKLKDMPVGVQIHNIELQKGKGGQLVRSAGTAARLVAKEGTYCHVELPSGELRLIHGECMATVGEVGNSEHNLVNIGKAGRARHMGKRPHVRGAVMNPVDHPHGGGEGKNSVGRKSPLTPWGKPALGIKTRGRKTSDKFIVRRRNEK
- the rplN gene encoding 50S ribosomal protein L14, with product MVQQQTILNVADNSGAKKLMVIRVLGGSKKRFGRIGDIVVASVKEAIPGGNVKKGDVVKAVIVRTRKETRRDDGSYIKFDDNAGVVINNNNVPRATRIFGPVARELRARNFMKILSLAIEVI
- the rpsC gene encoding 30S ribosomal protein S3, which produces MGQKVDPRGLRLGITRAWDSNWYADKKEYVKYFHEDVQIKEFIKKNYFHTGISKVRIERTSPSQVVVHIHTGKAGLIIGRKGAEIDALRTKLEKLTAKKVTVKVQEIKDLNGDAVLVAESIAAQIEKRIAYKKAMTQAISRSMKSPEVKGIKVMISGRLNGAEIARSEWAVEGKVPLHTLRADIDYAVATAHTTYGALGIKVWIFHGEVLPSKKEGGEA
- the rpsS gene encoding 30S ribosomal protein S19 produces the protein MARSLKKGPFCDHHLMAKFEEAVASGNNKAVIKTWSRRSTIFPNFIGLTFGVYNGKKHIPVHVTEQMVGHKLGEFAPTRTYHGHGVDKKKK
- the rplC gene encoding 50S ribosomal protein L3, with translation MSGILGKKIGMTQIFEDGKFVPVTVVEAGPNFVLQKKTEEKDGYVALQLGFDEKKEKNTTKPLMGIFNKAGVKPQRFVRELEVESVDGYELGQEIKVDVLAEVGYVDITGTSKGKGTSGVMKRHGFGGNRASHGVSRNHRLGGSIGMSSWPGKVLKGKRMAGQHGNATVTVQNLKVVKVDAEHNLLLIKGAVPGAKNGYLVIRPAVKKVIG
- the rplW gene encoding 50S ribosomal protein L23, with product MNVYDIIKKPVVTEKTELLRKEYNKYTFEVHPKANKIEIKKAIETIFNVKVEDVATINKKPITKRHGMRLYKTQAKKKAIVKLAKENTITYFKEV
- the rplD gene encoding 50S ribosomal protein L4, which gives rise to MAVLNIYNLAGEQTGTVEVKDTVFGIEPNKVVLHEVLTAELAAARQGTASTKTRAMVRGGGRKRFKQKGTGRARQGSIRAPHMVGGGVTFGPHPRSYEKKVNKKVRNLALKSALSAKVAAGNVLVLDYDVIETPKTKVIVNLVNKVDAKQKQLFVVGDLIKDYNLYLSARNLENAVILQPNEIGVYWLLKQEKVILTKEALATVEEVLG
- the rplV gene encoding 50S ribosomal protein L22, which translates into the protein MEAKAITRFVRLSPRKARLVADLVRGKSALEALDILEFTNKKAARVIKKTLASAIANATNNFKMDEDKLVVSTIMVNQGPVLKRVMPRAMGRADIIRKPTAHITVAVSDEQ
- the rplP gene encoding 50S ribosomal protein L16, producing the protein MLMPKRTKHRKMFRGRMKGAAHKGNFVAFGDYGLQALEPSWITNRQIESCRVAINRTFKREGKTYIRIFPDKPITARPAGVRMGKGKGNVEGWVSVVRPGRILFEVSGVTEEKATAALRKAAMKLPIRCKVVKREEKENGGEN